One window from the genome of Ensifer canadensis encodes:
- a CDS encoding ABC transporter ATP-binding protein produces MSDHGSVPAVELSGIRKRYGPLEVLHGISLTANEGDVISILGSSGSGKSTLLRCINMLEVPNAGSVAIHGETIRLHQRQGATPRPHDSQQVNRLRAKAAMVFQSFNLWSHLTILENLIEAPVHVQKRDRKQCLAEAEALLERVGIADKRHHYPAHLSGGQQQRAAIARALAMRPSVMLFDEPTSALDPELVGEVLKVMRDLAAEGRTMLIVTHEMAFARDVSTRTVFIHQGVIEEDGPPSEVFSNARSERFRQFISREERAAG; encoded by the coding sequence ATGTCTGACCATGGAAGTGTACCGGCAGTCGAACTATCGGGAATCCGTAAACGCTACGGCCCGCTGGAAGTTCTGCACGGCATCTCGCTCACTGCCAACGAGGGTGACGTGATCTCCATTCTCGGATCGTCGGGATCGGGAAAGTCGACCCTGCTTCGCTGCATCAACATGCTCGAAGTTCCCAACGCCGGATCGGTCGCGATCCATGGTGAAACCATCCGGCTCCATCAAAGACAAGGCGCCACGCCACGCCCGCACGACAGCCAGCAGGTCAACCGTTTGCGGGCCAAGGCCGCGATGGTGTTCCAGTCCTTCAACCTTTGGTCCCATCTGACCATTCTCGAAAACCTGATCGAGGCCCCGGTGCACGTGCAAAAGCGGGACCGCAAGCAATGTCTGGCGGAGGCGGAGGCCCTGCTTGAGCGTGTCGGCATTGCCGACAAACGCCACCATTATCCCGCCCACCTCTCCGGCGGCCAGCAGCAGCGCGCGGCCATTGCCCGTGCATTGGCGATGCGTCCGAGCGTCATGCTGTTCGACGAGCCGACATCAGCGCTCGACCCCGAACTGGTCGGCGAAGTGCTGAAGGTCATGCGCGACCTGGCGGCGGAGGGGCGCACCATGCTGATCGTCACACATGAGATGGCGTTTGCCCGCGACGTGTCGACCCGCACGGTCTTTATCCATCAGGGCGTCATCGAAGAAGACGGCCCGCCATCTGAGGTTTTTTCCAACGCGCGTTCCGAACGGTTCCGGCAGTTCATTTCACGGGAGGAAAGAGCCGCCGGCTAG
- a CDS encoding lysine/arginine/ornithine ABC transporter substrate-binding protein, giving the protein MKVHTILTTLLVALGGTAAAQDKVLTIATEGAYAPWNFSGPNGTLDGFEIDLAKVLCERMKVKCEIVAQNWDGIIPSLTARKYDAIMAGMSITPKREEVIAFSTPYAAGINAFAVAADSPLAEMPGTGESYSLDSQADEAKAHIDEIAKLLDGKAVGVQGSTTASAFMESYFKDAADIKEYKSTEEHNFDLVNGRVDAVLANATVLTESLAKPDMQGAKISGPLFSGGIFGFIAVGLRKEDTALKMQFDEAIEGALADGTVKELSMKWFKIDITPRL; this is encoded by the coding sequence ATGAAAGTGCATACGATCCTGACAACTCTCCTTGTTGCGCTTGGCGGAACTGCCGCGGCCCAGGACAAGGTGCTGACGATCGCAACCGAGGGCGCCTATGCACCGTGGAACTTTTCCGGGCCCAACGGCACGCTCGACGGCTTCGAGATTGATCTCGCCAAGGTGCTTTGCGAGCGCATGAAGGTGAAGTGCGAGATCGTCGCCCAGAATTGGGACGGCATCATCCCGTCGCTGACGGCGAGGAAATACGACGCGATCATGGCCGGCATGAGCATCACGCCCAAGCGTGAGGAAGTGATCGCCTTTTCAACCCCCTATGCCGCGGGCATCAACGCGTTCGCCGTCGCCGCCGACAGCCCGCTTGCCGAAATGCCGGGCACGGGCGAGAGCTACTCGCTGGATAGCCAGGCGGACGAGGCCAAGGCTCATATCGACGAAATCGCCAAACTGCTCGACGGCAAGGCCGTGGGCGTACAGGGGTCGACGACGGCATCGGCATTCATGGAGAGCTATTTCAAGGATGCGGCCGACATCAAGGAATACAAGTCGACGGAAGAGCACAACTTCGACCTGGTGAACGGCCGGGTCGATGCCGTGCTCGCCAACGCGACGGTTCTTACGGAGTCGCTGGCAAAGCCGGACATGCAAGGTGCGAAGATATCCGGCCCCCTCTTTTCCGGTGGAATCTTCGGCTTCATCGCCGTCGGGTTGCGCAAGGAAGACACCGCACTGAAGATGCAATTCGACGAAGCGATCGAGGGCGCGCTTGCCGACGGGACCGTGAAGGAGCTGTCGATGAAGTGGTTCAAGATCGACATCACCCCCCGGCTCTGA